One region of Candidatus Poribacteria bacterium genomic DNA includes:
- a CDS encoding mandelate racemase/muconate lactonizing enzyme family protein: MKITDVKAMTLKGYKQWNYVQIKTDDGLTGIGEAHPGAGIAEIILQFKKILIGADPRNIEPLYHRMIGAASNRYAMGLSAIGGIETALWDILGKSLGVPVYQLLGGKYRDRIRLYADVGHGKGNTPEGWAQRAKEGVADGYQAIKFDIDNSANELKQDTVNRELSTAELQKMTSLVAAAREAAGDGIDISIDCHSLFSTHSAMKLAERLEPFDLMFLEDPVPNDNVEAMAKVSSATSIPICTGEFLFRRDGFRELIQAQACDMLHVDVSGTGGMLEAKKIADLADLYYIPFAAHNITSPIGMTATAHVCAAVRNFIVMELPYHADQVEWRWDLAITNEPLMQDSAFVVPEQPGLGIEINADVAREYLMPGSDHFGIA; the protein is encoded by the coding sequence ATGAAAATTACTGATGTAAAAGCGATGACGTTAAAAGGCTACAAACAGTGGAACTACGTCCAGATTAAAACCGATGACGGATTGACGGGGATAGGTGAGGCGCATCCTGGCGCAGGAATCGCTGAAATTATCCTGCAATTCAAAAAGATACTTATCGGCGCGGATCCAAGAAACATAGAACCCCTCTACCACCGAATGATTGGTGCAGCGAGCAACCGATACGCAATGGGTTTATCGGCTATCGGTGGAATAGAGACAGCATTGTGGGATATACTTGGGAAAAGCCTGGGCGTGCCGGTCTATCAGCTATTAGGTGGAAAATATCGGGATCGTATCCGACTCTATGCCGATGTCGGACACGGAAAAGGGAACACACCTGAAGGCTGGGCACAACGCGCCAAAGAAGGCGTTGCAGACGGCTACCAAGCAATCAAATTTGACATCGATAACTCCGCAAACGAACTCAAGCAGGATACGGTCAATCGGGAACTCAGCACAGCGGAATTACAGAAAATGACATCTTTGGTCGCCGCTGCACGGGAGGCTGCTGGCGATGGAATCGACATCAGTATTGACTGTCACAGCCTATTCAGCACCCATTCGGCGATGAAACTTGCCGAACGCTTAGAACCGTTCGATTTAATGTTCTTGGAGGATCCAGTGCCGAATGATAACGTTGAAGCGATGGCGAAGGTGAGTTCCGCGACCTCCATTCCGATCTGTACCGGTGAATTCCTGTTCCGACGAGACGGTTTCCGAGAGTTGATTCAGGCCCAAGCGTGTGATATGCTACATGTTGATGTGTCTGGAACAGGCGGAATGCTTGAGGCGAAGAAAATTGCGGATCTCGCAGACCTCTATTACATCCCATTTGCTGCACACAACATCACGTCGCCAATCGGAATGACAGCGACAGCACATGTTTGTGCCGCCGTGCGGAACTTCATCGTTATGGAACTTCCATATCATGCCGATCAAGTTGAATGGCGATGGGATCTCGCAATTACCAACGAGCCCCTCATGCAGGATAGCGCATTTGTGGTGCCAGAGCAGCCGGGACTGGGTATCGAAATCAACGCAGACGTTGCCAGAGAATATCTCATGCCGGGGTCTGACCATTTTGGCATCGCCTAA
- a CDS encoding Type 1 glutamine amidotransferase-like domain-containing protein, whose translation MNTTRKIVAIGGGELKLLETADIDKRIIELTGKTRPKALFIPTASGDPAGYADTFETCYGEHFGCQTRTLNLIQNPPTFEKMSALVLESDLVYVGGGNTYRMMKIWRRLGLNTVLAEAASRGIVLSGLSAGAICWFRYGCSDSRSFSDNVAWDYIRVGGLGFINATYCPHYHSEKREDAFSKMIEKRGGIGIACDNNAAIEIVGNHYRVITSAPNAKAYKLFKRKGRAVVSELPQEGEYTPLDNLLKRK comes from the coding sequence GTGAACACAACACGTAAGATTGTCGCAATCGGTGGTGGAGAACTTAAATTACTGGAAACCGCCGATATCGACAAACGCATCATCGAATTGACCGGTAAAACACGACCAAAGGCACTCTTTATTCCAACTGCCAGTGGCGACCCTGCTGGGTATGCGGATACCTTTGAGACGTGTTACGGTGAGCACTTCGGTTGCCAAACACGCACCCTCAATCTAATCCAAAATCCTCCAACATTTGAGAAGATGTCAGCATTGGTGTTGGAGTCAGATCTCGTTTATGTCGGTGGTGGAAATACCTATAGGATGATGAAAATATGGAGACGATTGGGATTGAATACTGTTTTAGCAGAAGCCGCGTCTCGTGGTATTGTCCTGTCAGGTCTCAGCGCAGGCGCGATTTGCTGGTTCAGATACGGTTGCAGTGATTCTCGCTCCTTCTCGGACAACGTAGCTTGGGACTATATCCGTGTGGGTGGATTGGGATTCATCAATGCTACGTATTGCCCGCATTACCACAGCGAGAAGCGGGAAGATGCCTTCTCGAAGATGATTGAAAAACGCGGTGGTATCGGAATTGCCTGCGACAATAACGCTGCGATTGAGATTGTTGGAAATCATTACCGCGTGATTACCTCTGCTCCGAATGCAAAGGCATACAAACTCTTCAAACGGAAGGGGCGCGCTGTTGTTTCGGAATTACCTCAAGAGGGTGAATATACACCTTTGGACAATCTCTTGAAGCGTAAATAA
- a CDS encoding terpene cyclase/mutase family protein: MLVIFLIETANAQEVALRYGTGVPAAVRIINDRGLRYLANTQMEDGGWSGAGSGPGVTGICVMALMASGEDPDFGPYTTNIRKALQHIISNQDTRTGYIGGTWGGHGSMYQHGFALLALSEAYGAVSERLLWEGSDVPSQRRRTLSEALELAVRSSLTSQRKNPWGAWRYSPDSQDADTTVAGTVLMGVLGARNAGIEIPNEAVDKAVSFFQTHTMQNGSVTYQMTSSHGGGLTRTAIGTLIYAIAKRKDTPEYKAASEFIKRRIDQRGTGHLFYNLYYMAQALFQSDFEAWKAWNQRTIEWLQKTQAEDGSFSSSHGRAYGTGMAILALALNYRLLPIYER; the protein is encoded by the coding sequence ATGCTGGTCATATTTTTAATTGAAACCGCGAATGCCCAGGAGGTCGCCCTCCGTTATGGGACGGGTGTCCCTGCGGCAGTTCGTATCATCAATGATCGCGGCTTACGCTATCTTGCGAACACGCAAATGGAGGACGGCGGTTGGTCAGGTGCGGGGAGCGGACCCGGCGTAACAGGAATTTGTGTCATGGCATTGATGGCGAGTGGCGAAGATCCTGACTTCGGTCCTTATACCACGAACATCCGTAAAGCCTTGCAGCATATTATCAGCAATCAGGATACAAGGACGGGATACATCGGTGGGACTTGGGGCGGACATGGATCGATGTACCAGCACGGTTTTGCTCTCTTGGCACTCTCCGAAGCGTATGGTGCGGTCAGTGAACGACTGCTCTGGGAAGGGAGCGATGTCCCATCTCAACGGCGACGCACCCTTAGCGAAGCATTGGAGCTGGCAGTGCGCTCCTCATTGACTTCACAGCGGAAGAATCCGTGGGGGGCTTGGCGTTACTCTCCAGATTCCCAAGATGCTGACACAACTGTGGCTGGAACTGTGTTGATGGGCGTACTGGGTGCTCGAAATGCCGGTATTGAAATTCCCAACGAAGCCGTTGACAAGGCGGTGAGTTTTTTCCAGACACATACGATGCAAAACGGGAGTGTAACGTATCAGATGACAAGCAGTCACGGTGGTGGACTCACTCGGACGGCAATTGGTACCCTAATTTATGCGATTGCAAAAAGAAAGGATACGCCTGAGTACAAAGCCGCTTCTGAGTTCATCAAACGTAGAATTGACCAGCGCGGTACTGGACATCTGTTCTATAATCTTTACTATATGGCGCAGGCGCTGTTTCAAAGTGACTTTGAGGCGTGGAAGGCGTGGAATCAGAGGACCATCGAGTGGCTTCAGAAGACACAGGCAGAAGATGGCAGTTTCTCGAGTTCCCATGGCAGAGCCTACGGCACGGGTATGGCTATCCTCGCTTTGGCGTTGAACTATCGTCTCTTGCCTATCTATGAAAGATAG
- a CDS encoding PD40 domain-containing protein: MKLMFPKGIIKLFCLQKCFLAVLAGLFTVLANQTPADVMKIAFTSTRNGNSEIYVMNTDGTNPVRLTKNPASDSGPTWSPDGKRIAFTSNPKGVYDIYAINADGTNRINLTRNSSGDFGADWSPDGTQIVYGSNRGNEEIYIMRADGSKPTNISRHVKADRHPDWSPDGTRIAFTSDRDGDREIYVIGVGGGRPIQLTKNLEPWDRAAAWSPDGKRIAFTSGRDGDFEIYVMDADGSDTIQLTHNLFAFDDHAAWSPDGTKIAFSSDRDGEDDIYVMNDDGSNPVNLTQNLAGSNRSPAWQPLPLAVSPQEKLVTLWGNLKSKQKPY; this comes from the coding sequence ATGAAGTTGATGTTTCCTAAAGGAATCATAAAACTGTTCTGTTTACAGAAGTGTTTTTTGGCAGTATTGGCAGGCCTTTTCACCGTATTGGCAAATCAGACTCCCGCGGATGTTATGAAGATCGCCTTCACCTCAACCAGAAATGGTAATTCTGAAATCTATGTGATGAATACCGATGGAACAAATCCGGTCAGACTCACTAAAAATCCGGCATCAGACAGTGGGCCCACTTGGTCTCCAGACGGTAAGCGCATTGCTTTTACCTCGAACCCAAAAGGCGTCTACGATATCTATGCGATAAATGCTGATGGGACAAACCGCATCAATCTCACACGAAATTCGTCAGGCGACTTTGGTGCTGATTGGTCTCCGGATGGGACGCAAATCGTCTATGGTTCAAACCGAGGGAACGAAGAGATCTATATCATGCGCGCAGATGGTAGCAAGCCTACGAATATCTCACGGCATGTAAAAGCCGACCGCCACCCAGATTGGTCTCCGGATGGAACACGAATTGCCTTCACCTCAGACCGAGATGGTGATCGTGAGATCTATGTGATAGGCGTTGGTGGAGGCAGACCTATTCAACTGACGAAAAACTTGGAACCATGGGACAGGGCTGCTGCCTGGTCTCCAGATGGCAAGCGAATTGCCTTCACTTCAGGCAGAGATGGTGATTTTGAAATCTATGTGATGGATGCCGATGGTTCCGATACCATTCAACTAACGCATAACCTATTCGCATTTGATGATCATGCTGCCTGGTCTCCAGATGGGACAAAAATCGCCTTCAGTTCTGACCGAGATGGTGAGGATGACATCTATGTGATGAATGACGACGGCTCCAACCCTGTCAATCTCACTCAAAATCTGGCTGGCAGTAATAGGAGTCCCGCTTGGCAGCCGCTACCGTTAGCGGTTTCGCCGCAAGAAAAGTTGGTGACGCTGTGGGGAAACCTCAAAAGCAAGCAGAAACCGTATTAG
- a CDS encoding phytanoyl-CoA dioxygenase family protein, with the protein MADQEIKTAYERDGYVVVRDLIDDRDLEPIRDFIKAKVDAHSRELYSEGKLSSRYENESFVRRYAAICEELDIVPRNWSFGMYGREFYDLYNLPGVLNVLRLLLGPEVSNIGTPALRTKLPGSVITSFPWHQDSQYLDQSTIGKKEKHTGGLHMVTVWVPLVEATVENGCCWVIPGSHRWGLLDGARGADSNVRMEEDVEARGTPTPIPLKPGGALFMSNLCVHTSKVNTTRKSRWSIDFRYFPTPDRADMTAGAREAAEFVKNKALKGRRVPLVVISEGDKPTWEEWDAAHRKLD; encoded by the coding sequence ATGGCAGATCAGGAAATTAAGACCGCTTATGAACGTGATGGTTATGTGGTGGTCAGAGACCTTATTGATGATAGGGATTTAGAACCCATTCGAGATTTCATCAAGGCAAAGGTTGATGCGCATAGCCGTGAGCTGTATAGTGAAGGGAAACTATCGTCGCGCTATGAAAACGAATCCTTTGTGCGGCGTTATGCAGCGATCTGCGAAGAGTTGGATATAGTGCCTCGTAACTGGTCTTTCGGTATGTATGGACGTGAGTTTTACGATCTCTACAACCTCCCCGGTGTTCTTAACGTGCTTCGTCTTCTCTTGGGTCCTGAAGTCTCGAATATCGGCACGCCTGCGTTACGAACGAAACTCCCCGGAAGCGTGATTACCTCATTCCCGTGGCACCAAGACAGTCAATATCTCGATCAGTCAACTATCGGGAAAAAAGAGAAGCACACGGGTGGTCTTCACATGGTTACGGTATGGGTGCCGCTGGTGGAAGCGACGGTCGAAAATGGGTGTTGTTGGGTCATTCCGGGGAGTCACCGTTGGGGTTTGCTGGACGGTGCGCGCGGAGCAGACTCAAACGTCCGAATGGAGGAAGACGTTGAAGCGCGTGGAACACCAACGCCTATCCCTCTGAAACCCGGTGGTGCGTTGTTCATGTCGAACCTTTGCGTGCATACCAGTAAAGTGAACACAACGCGGAAATCCCGTTGGAGTATCGACTTCCGCTACTTTCCGACACCTGATCGGGCAGACATGACTGCCGGAGCACGCGAAGCCGCCGAATTTGTGAAAAACAAAGCACTGAAGGGACGAAGAGTGCCGCTTGTCGTGATTTCCGAAGGCGACAAACCGACGTGGGAGGAGTGGGACGCAGCGCATCGTAAATTGGATTGA
- a CDS encoding carboxypeptidase regulatory-like domain-containing protein — protein MRHLRYVLIMGACVGMSLGVVFAQDKVLSVGTLRGHITDLTPAQNPVEGVEVKIVAQDGGKEFITETDAKGNYKHALLPAGRYMISISKEGYDERVGRPVNVVKGGDHFIPLKMAKKGKIKMFVDVQRDERMNIVIKQRIVSLLQRVAEGVGKRYDLDEAAVKTLHQSFLDSIEGASESGGDLSVFAKPVEEGNISLLEMLLSHPVCQAAFAKHLSEAQLQDYLEFTEAREVRDRQAVVQWITAILDKELSLRTEQREKVVQSLLDATENELFPNSMNALRLKPQQAAQLMHYRLKISLDGILSEAQSKVWQGLVRAKANKVDMFIIAPEVGIQKVIRAEKINDGDVAAPNKRFVFIPDEPDKHVGIEKEFEVVIDDIMIDRQEQQPWIELNTNIAESQEQRMEIAEAKLVAHTELLGTLDERAARRLALVAKGVAQQHFEAHDETREALSREIEADLTKKVEDGKMTREEATAMLNFTLKNAMDELWGDGGPNIEITSHPLYQQAIKDVLSEEAFAAYSKHQTERVALHQQVLRDVVVACTDMHLLLDDTQRERLETAASQLVPNLLSKRSPSILMFFQLFPQTVDFEVLTAWQQTEFERVFGPMVWRR, from the coding sequence ATGCGTCATTTACGATATGTCTTAATAATGGGTGCTTGCGTCGGTATGTCGCTTGGCGTTGTTTTTGCACAGGACAAGGTTCTGAGCGTTGGGACCCTCCGAGGTCACATTACTGATTTAACGCCAGCACAGAACCCGGTTGAAGGCGTTGAGGTCAAGATTGTTGCCCAAGATGGCGGTAAGGAGTTTATAACTGAGACAGATGCAAAGGGGAATTACAAACACGCCTTGCTTCCCGCCGGACGCTACATGATTAGCATATCTAAAGAGGGATACGACGAGCGAGTTGGGCGACCTGTTAATGTCGTTAAAGGTGGTGACCACTTCATCCCGCTCAAAATGGCTAAAAAAGGCAAAATCAAAATGTTCGTTGACGTGCAACGGGATGAAAGAATGAACATTGTTATCAAACAGCGAATTGTATCCCTGCTTCAACGTGTCGCCGAAGGTGTCGGCAAACGTTACGATTTGGATGAGGCAGCTGTCAAAACACTTCATCAGTCATTTCTCGATTCAATTGAGGGGGCATCGGAATCGGGTGGCGATCTGAGTGTCTTTGCAAAGCCAGTGGAAGAAGGAAACATATCGTTGCTTGAAATGTTATTATCGCATCCGGTTTGCCAGGCGGCGTTCGCTAAACACTTGAGCGAGGCACAACTTCAAGATTATTTGGAATTTACGGAGGCACGAGAAGTTCGAGATCGACAGGCAGTCGTTCAGTGGATTACTGCCATACTTGATAAGGAACTCAGTTTGAGAACAGAGCAACGCGAAAAGGTTGTCCAGTCGCTACTTGATGCAACAGAGAACGAACTTTTTCCGAACTCAATGAACGCATTGCGGCTCAAGCCACAACAAGCGGCACAGTTGATGCACTACAGGTTAAAAATTTCATTGGATGGCATTTTAAGTGAGGCACAGTCCAAGGTTTGGCAGGGATTGGTTAGGGCTAAGGCAAACAAAGTGGATATGTTTATTATCGCACCAGAGGTCGGTATCCAAAAAGTAATCAGGGCTGAGAAGATAAATGACGGAGATGTTGCCGCCCCGAACAAGAGGTTTGTGTTTATCCCCGATGAACCAGACAAGCATGTTGGAATAGAGAAAGAATTTGAAGTCGTGATCGATGATATAATGATTGATCGACAAGAACAGCAACCTTGGATTGAGCTTAACACTAATATAGCGGAATCGCAGGAGCAAAGAATGGAGATCGCCGAAGCTAAACTCGTAGCACATACCGAGTTGTTAGGCACCCTCGATGAACGTGCTGCTCGACGTTTGGCACTCGTTGCCAAGGGTGTGGCACAACAGCACTTTGAAGCCCACGACGAAACCCGTGAAGCGTTATCCCGGGAAATCGAAGCGGATCTCACGAAGAAAGTCGAAGATGGCAAAATGACTCGTGAAGAGGCGACTGCGATGCTTAACTTCACTCTGAAAAACGCGATGGATGAATTATGGGGAGATGGAGGACCAAACATTGAGATTACAAGTCATCCGCTGTATCAACAGGCGATCAAAGATGTGCTTTCTGAAGAGGCATTTGCGGCATATAGCAAACACCAAACCGAGAGAGTGGCTTTGCATCAACAGGTGTTACGTGATGTAGTGGTGGCGTGCACCGATATGCATCTGCTTTTAGATGACACACAACGGGAGCGGTTGGAAACGGCAGCATCGCAGTTGGTACCGAACCTACTTAGCAAGAGAAGTCCTTCGATCTTGATGTTTTTCCAACTCTTTCCACAGACGGTAGATTTTGAAGTCCTGACAGCCTGGCAGCAGACGGAGTTTGAACGTGTATTCGGTCCGATGGTATGGAGGAGATAA